In Bacillus sp. NP247, one DNA window encodes the following:
- the ytaF gene encoding sporulation membrane protein YtaF — translation MSTAGLFSIFLIGIASNLDNAGVGIAYGIRKIRISWFNNFIIAFFGFLFTLLAGFFGNWIAVFISEFTANLIGAIVLGIIGVFILCQPFLSQRDTAGTEDGNVLMGILRDPEKADFDGSKTIGFSEAIVLGVALSINNIAGGFDAGVTNLNLWLTACISGVFSFICISGFAYVGKRFLAEYLGKWATIIAGVLLILIGIDQLL, via the coding sequence ATGAGTACGGCAGGTCTATTTTCAATTTTTTTAATCGGAATTGCTTCTAATTTAGATAATGCAGGTGTTGGGATTGCATATGGCATTCGTAAAATTCGGATTTCGTGGTTTAACAATTTTATCATCGCATTTTTTGGGTTTTTATTTACTTTACTAGCTGGTTTTTTTGGGAACTGGATTGCGGTATTTATTTCAGAGTTTACAGCAAACCTGATCGGAGCAATCGTTTTAGGAATAATCGGGGTGTTTATTTTATGTCAGCCTTTCTTGAGTCAAAGAGATACTGCAGGCACTGAAGATGGTAATGTACTTATGGGAATTTTACGTGATCCAGAAAAAGCAGATTTTGATGGCTCTAAAACAATTGGTTTTTCTGAAGCAATTGTTTTAGGGGTTGCATTGTCTATTAATAATATTGCGGGTGGGTTTGATGCTGGAGTAACAAATTTAAATCTTTGGCTTACGGCATGCATTTCTGGGGTGTTTAGTTTTATTTGTATTAGTGGTTTTGCGTATGTAGGAAAAAGATTTTTAGCTGAATACTTAGGGAAATGGGCAACTATAATTGCAGGTGTGTTATTAATTCTAATTGGAATTGATCAATTGTTGTAA
- a CDS encoding DUF3969 family protein, which produces MKLIFQMEKQPVLEKTILLFILSIVESLKLKVVSLDEAHRYIFNLEVLELLMDRNIDDQVLELIHFGMGLEDIYHVLPEELEHSIEELKWLCIQVLSEYSMHDEECAQLIEDIR; this is translated from the coding sequence ATGAAACTCATATTTCAAATGGAGAAACAACCTGTTCTCGAAAAAACAATTCTTCTTTTCATATTGAGTATTGTAGAAAGTTTGAAACTAAAAGTTGTTTCACTCGATGAAGCTCACCGATACATATTCAATTTAGAAGTGCTTGAACTATTAATGGATCGGAACATCGATGATCAAGTACTAGAACTTATTCATTTCGGAATGGGACTTGAAGACATTTACCATGTACTTCCCGAAGAACTTGAGCATAGTATTGAAGAACTGAAATGGCTTTGTATTCAAGTTTTAAGTGAGTACAGTATGCATGATGAAGAATGTGCACAACTAATTGAAGATATACGCTAA
- the glsA gene encoding glutaminase A: MQCIETNNLQQLLEQVKPYTKKGKLATYIPELGNADPADLGIAIFHKETEYIHAGNSQTLFTLQSISKVITLALALLDRGEEYVFSKVGMEPTGDPFNSIIKLETTSPSKPLNPMINAGALAITSMLAGKDNEEKMEHILHFVREITDNPTINYSSTVANSELETAYLNRSLCYYMKQNGIIDCDIEELMDLYTRQCAVEVNCIDLARIGLIFAMDGYDPYKKKQIIPKHITKICKTFMVTCGMYNESGEFAIRVGIPAKSGVAGGIFGCVKGEMGIGIFGPALDANGNSIAGFKILELLSAQEGWSMF; this comes from the coding sequence ATGCAGTGCATTGAAACAAACAACTTACAGCAGTTGTTAGAACAAGTAAAACCATATACGAAAAAAGGAAAACTTGCTACTTATATCCCCGAACTAGGAAATGCAGATCCAGCTGATTTAGGGATTGCCATTTTCCATAAAGAAACAGAATATATCCATGCTGGCAACTCACAAACACTATTTACTCTTCAAAGTATTTCCAAAGTAATTACACTTGCACTTGCCCTTTTAGATCGTGGTGAAGAATATGTATTTTCTAAAGTTGGAATGGAGCCAACCGGTGACCCTTTCAATTCTATTATTAAGTTAGAAACGACAAGTCCTTCCAAACCTCTTAATCCAATGATTAATGCAGGAGCACTAGCTATTACAAGCATGTTAGCAGGAAAAGATAACGAAGAGAAAATGGAGCATATTCTTCATTTTGTACGTGAAATAACAGATAATCCTACTATTAATTATTCTTCTACAGTTGCTAATTCAGAATTAGAGACTGCTTACTTAAACCGTTCACTTTGTTATTATATGAAACAAAATGGAATTATCGATTGTGATATTGAAGAACTTATGGATTTATACACTCGTCAATGTGCAGTTGAAGTAAACTGTATCGATTTAGCACGTATTGGCTTAATTTTTGCAATGGATGGATATGATCCATATAAAAAGAAACAGATCATCCCTAAACATATTACGAAAATTTGTAAAACATTTATGGTTACTTGCGGGATGTATAATGAATCTGGTGAATTTGCAATTCGTGTTGGAATCCCTGCAAAAAGTGGTGTCGCGGGCGGCATTTTCGGCTGCGTAAAAGGCGAAATGGGAATCGGTATTTTCGGACCGGCTTTAGATGCAAACGGAAATAGTATCGCTGGTTTTAAAATTCTTGAATTACTTTCTGCCCAAGAAGGTTGGAGTATGTTTTAA
- the nagE gene encoding N-acetylglucosamine-specific PTS transporter subunit IIBC: MLQFLQRIGKALMLPIAVLPAAGLLLRLGQPDVFDIPVMAQAGAAVFDNLALIFAIGIAIGLSVDGSGAAGLAGAIGYLVMKNSIDALSKGYSTAELQDKLGKVQDLIGNSANVDPSKLADTMTQVSKAAELSTKVDMKVLGGIIVGVIAGLLYNKFHKIKLPEWLGFFAGKRFVPIVTSVVMLILGILFAQIWPAIQNGIDALAHGIVNLGAVGSGLFGLLNRLLIPIGLHHVMNTYFWFVFGDFTNAAGNVVNGDIARFLAGDKTAGMFMTGFFPVMMFGLPAACFAMIAAAKPENRKMVTGMLGGLALTSFLTGITEPIEFSFMFLSPVLYGIHAVLTGISLFVTTSLGIHDGFTFSAGAIDYFLNFGIATKPVLLAGIGLIYAAIYFVVFYFLIKKFDLKTPGREDEDELAEDGDAPVAGSIGETYVAALGGKENLTVIDNCATRLRLQVKDAGLVNEPALKRAGAKGVMKLSNTSVQVIVGTNVESVADDMKKHV, encoded by the coding sequence ATGTTGCAGTTTTTACAACGTATTGGTAAAGCGTTAATGCTTCCAATCGCCGTACTACCAGCAGCAGGATTATTGCTTCGTTTAGGGCAACCAGATGTATTTGATATTCCTGTTATGGCACAGGCCGGCGCAGCAGTTTTTGATAATTTAGCACTTATTTTTGCAATAGGTATTGCAATAGGTCTTTCAGTTGATGGTAGTGGTGCAGCAGGTCTTGCAGGTGCAATTGGTTATCTGGTTATGAAAAACAGTATTGATGCACTTAGTAAGGGATATTCTACTGCAGAATTACAAGATAAATTAGGTAAAGTCCAAGATTTAATAGGCAATAGCGCGAATGTAGATCCTTCTAAGCTTGCAGATACAATGACACAAGTATCTAAGGCAGCCGAATTATCGACTAAAGTGGATATGAAAGTTTTAGGTGGTATTATTGTCGGTGTTATAGCAGGGCTCCTTTATAATAAATTCCATAAAATTAAACTTCCAGAATGGTTAGGTTTCTTTGCTGGAAAACGTTTCGTTCCGATTGTTACATCGGTTGTGATGCTAATATTAGGAATTCTATTCGCACAAATTTGGCCAGCAATTCAAAATGGTATTGATGCACTGGCTCATGGAATTGTTAATTTAGGTGCAGTTGGTTCAGGTCTATTTGGTTTATTAAACCGTTTATTAATCCCAATTGGTTTACACCATGTAATGAACACATACTTCTGGTTCGTATTTGGTGACTTTACAAATGCAGCAGGTAATGTTGTAAATGGTGATATCGCTCGCTTCCTTGCAGGGGATAAAACAGCAGGTATGTTTATGACTGGTTTCTTCCCAGTTATGATGTTCGGTTTACCAGCAGCATGTTTCGCAATGATTGCAGCTGCTAAACCAGAAAACCGTAAAATGGTTACAGGTATGTTAGGTGGTCTAGCATTAACTTCATTCTTAACTGGTATTACAGAACCGATTGAATTCTCATTCATGTTCTTATCACCAGTATTATATGGTATTCATGCCGTGTTAACAGGTATTTCTTTATTTGTAACAACATCACTTGGCATTCACGATGGCTTCACATTTAGTGCCGGTGCAATTGATTACTTCTTAAACTTTGGTATTGCAACAAAGCCAGTGTTACTAGCTGGGATCGGTTTAATTTACGCAGCAATTTACTTCGTAGTATTCTACTTCTTAATTAAGAAGTTTGATTTAAAAACTCCTGGTCGTGAAGACGAAGATGAGTTAGCTGAAGATGGTGATGCACCAGTTGCAGGTTCAATTGGTGAAACTTACGTAGCAGCTTTAGGTGGAAAAGAGAACTTAACTGTTATTGATAACTGTGCAACACGTCTACGTCTACAAGTGAAAGATGCAGGTTTAGTAAATGAGCCTGCATTAAAACGCGCAGGTGCAAAAGGTGTTATGAAATTAAGTAACACAAGTGTACAAGTTATCGTAGGCACAAATGTTGAATCTGTTGCCGATGATATGAAAAAACACGTATAA
- a CDS encoding serine hydrolase, producing the protein MDQEKNTVNGKANRSIVYIKRTIILALLLSLVYFMYTKIVAHNKKEETLKATAEMKKQEEIKKKEEMKRQEAEKQRKQKEQEEQVKQAQVIEKPAEGPPQEINENAQLDQYLQNAGFSGTAVIVKNGKVLLNKGYGMANKEKQVPNNSETTFYIGSISKAFVATAIMQLKDQNKLQVEDTVAKYIPDFPQGNGIQLKHLLTHTSGIPEYGQGTEDISHEELIKRIGNQKRIGGPGEKWKYSDSNYSILAYIAEKVSGQSLEEYIKQHIFATAGMKHSGFGKALEQTRFPSTGYKIVNNNMTTPNIPSMSQLYGCGDIYTSAHDLYLFNEALFSGKLISKESYDQMFTAVKKDYGFGWYVDPGSYSNHGVMPGWNCLNGFSKNGSVYVVLLSNIQNNIKSFGKVNNDIYTMLRSIEV; encoded by the coding sequence ATGGATCAGGAAAAAAATACTGTTAATGGGAAAGCAAATCGGTCGATTGTATACATAAAAAGAACAATCATTCTAGCCCTACTACTGTCACTTGTATATTTCATGTATACAAAAATTGTTGCGCATAATAAGAAAGAAGAAACTTTAAAAGCGACAGCAGAAATGAAGAAGCAAGAAGAGATAAAAAAGAAAGAAGAAATGAAAAGGCAAGAAGCTGAAAAACAAAGAAAACAAAAAGAGCAGGAAGAACAGGTAAAGCAGGCGCAAGTTATAGAGAAACCTGCTGAAGGACCGCCTCAAGAAATTAATGAAAACGCTCAATTAGATCAATATTTACAAAACGCAGGATTTAGTGGGACAGCTGTTATTGTGAAGAACGGAAAAGTTCTTTTGAATAAAGGATACGGTATGGCGAACAAAGAGAAGCAAGTACCGAATAATTCAGAAACGACCTTTTATATTGGCTCTATTTCAAAGGCATTTGTAGCGACTGCTATTATGCAATTGAAAGATCAAAATAAGTTGCAAGTAGAGGATACGGTTGCAAAGTATATTCCAGATTTCCCTCAAGGTAATGGCATTCAGCTAAAACATTTGTTAACACATACATCAGGGATTCCTGAATATGGGCAGGGAACAGAAGATATTTCTCATGAAGAACTGATAAAGCGGATAGGAAATCAAAAGCGTATTGGCGGTCCAGGAGAGAAATGGAAGTATTCCGATTCGAACTACTCTATACTTGCTTACATTGCTGAGAAGGTAAGTGGACAGTCGCTCGAAGAATATATTAAACAACATATTTTTGCTACTGCTGGTATGAAGCATTCTGGTTTTGGTAAAGCGTTAGAGCAAACAAGGTTCCCATCAACGGGTTATAAAATAGTGAATAACAACATGACAACACCTAACATTCCGAGCATGTCACAACTATATGGTTGCGGTGATATATATACAAGTGCGCATGATCTATATTTATTTAATGAAGCGCTATTCTCTGGAAAATTAATTTCAAAAGAGAGTTATGATCAAATGTTTACAGCTGTGAAAAAGGATTACGGATTCGGCTGGTATGTAGATCCGGGCAGTTATTCAAATCACGGCGTAATGCCAGGTTGGAATTGCTTAAATGGATTTAGTAAAAATGGTAGTGTATATGTTGTTTTATTATCTAACATTCAAAACAACATTAAATCATTTGGTAAAGTGAATAACGACATTTATACGATGTTACGAAGTATTGAAGTGTAA
- a CDS encoding DUF2642 domain-containing protein: MCLFRKYWDKLSRLFNRQLGYFLDDKLLPAVERLLFSQNFAKFIQRNSKQATEKFIESSQFQSIICSILKECNTSPFKEIAKQYLGENVEITVTVGQLTGVIVAVGDDFLTLQEGIGTEVLLPFTSIISMKEA, from the coding sequence ATGTGTTTGTTCAGAAAATATTGGGATAAATTATCTCGACTGTTTAATAGACAATTAGGTTATTTTTTAGATGACAAGTTACTGCCTGCTGTGGAGCGACTTTTATTTTCACAAAACTTTGCAAAATTTATTCAAAGAAATTCTAAGCAAGCTACGGAAAAATTTATAGAATCAAGTCAATTTCAATCTATTATTTGTAGTATTTTAAAAGAATGCAATACATCACCTTTTAAAGAAATTGCAAAGCAATATTTAGGTGAAAACGTAGAAATTACTGTGACAGTCGGACAGTTAACAGGTGTTATTGTAGCAGTTGGTGACGATTTCTTAACACTGCAAGAAGGAATAGGAACAGAAGTTTTATTACCATTTACAAGTATTATATCAATGAAAGAAGCGTAA
- a CDS encoding glycosyltransferase: MRVSVVIPVHNEASTLSQVLVEVEKLEPYEIIVVDNGSTDGTKEVALQHSCHVIYYKHSLGNDVGRAIGAREAKGEIILFLDGDIVIESKELQCFVKGIQLGHQIVVNNLTWSVYLKVRPHYTTVGKFMLNRYLNKKELAVGSLIAIPHAMSREVIERLGWWDLADPALFQAMAMSRGVDIVDMASVDVIHTNKVRPVHTGTSPGSPYPKATSRIIGDQLRALQYVIETYGKRGGFSEGNRDREFIGKYKPVLLQRKKAKYSAIIPVSEEKMTIRSVIQEVKKAGVDEIIVVANGADIETIKQAKLENVIVVEFGKALGHNVARAIGAMHATADICLFVDGDFAIPAKKLIPFLHAIEDGNDVALNDLQCLLDMFHPADPISMGKYFVNLVAKRPDLWNNSLTAVPHAMHKKVIEKIGYDSLVIPPLAQMKAILEGFSITAVEFVDVIKTNRVRPEQHGFVNGRIPAFDRIFGDQLEAIAYLLQHTNGRGSFTDGERDRDIILQLRREEENIDEC; encoded by the coding sequence ATGAGAGTATCAGTTGTTATTCCAGTGCATAATGAAGCAAGTACTTTATCACAAGTTTTAGTAGAAGTGGAGAAGCTCGAGCCGTATGAAATTATTGTAGTAGATAATGGATCGACAGATGGAACGAAGGAAGTCGCATTACAGCATAGTTGCCATGTAATTTATTATAAACATTCTCTTGGCAATGATGTAGGAAGGGCAATTGGAGCTAGAGAAGCAAAAGGTGAAATTATATTGTTTTTAGATGGTGACATTGTTATTGAGAGTAAAGAGCTACAATGTTTCGTGAAAGGAATTCAGCTGGGGCATCAAATTGTTGTGAATAATTTAACATGGTCTGTTTATTTAAAGGTGAGACCACATTATACGACAGTTGGAAAATTCATGTTGAATCGTTATTTGAATAAAAAAGAGCTTGCTGTTGGTTCTTTAATCGCAATTCCACATGCGATGAGCCGGGAAGTTATCGAGAGACTTGGATGGTGGGATTTAGCAGATCCCGCATTATTTCAAGCGATGGCGATGTCTAGGGGAGTAGATATTGTTGATATGGCTTCGGTCGATGTAATTCACACGAATAAGGTTCGTCCTGTGCATACTGGTACATCACCTGGTTCTCCTTATCCGAAAGCGACTAGTCGTATTATAGGTGATCAATTACGTGCTTTGCAATACGTAATTGAAACATATGGTAAACGCGGCGGTTTTTCGGAAGGAAACAGGGATAGAGAGTTTATAGGGAAGTATAAACCAGTTTTATTACAACGGAAAAAAGCGAAATACAGTGCGATTATACCAGTGTCAGAAGAAAAAATGACTATAAGATCTGTTATACAAGAAGTGAAAAAAGCAGGAGTAGATGAAATTATTGTTGTTGCGAATGGAGCGGATATCGAGACTATTAAACAAGCAAAACTAGAGAATGTAATTGTTGTTGAATTTGGGAAGGCGCTTGGACATAATGTAGCGCGAGCGATAGGGGCCATGCATGCTACGGCAGATATTTGTTTATTTGTTGATGGTGATTTTGCTATTCCGGCAAAAAAGTTAATTCCATTTTTGCATGCTATTGAAGACGGAAATGATGTGGCGTTAAATGATTTGCAATGTTTGTTAGATATGTTTCACCCGGCAGATCCAATTAGTATGGGGAAATATTTCGTGAATTTGGTAGCGAAACGACCAGATTTATGGAATAACTCTTTAACTGCTGTACCACATGCTATGCATAAAAAGGTAATAGAGAAAATAGGGTATGATTCTCTTGTTATTCCGCCACTAGCTCAAATGAAAGCTATTTTGGAGGGATTCTCTATTACAGCAGTAGAATTTGTAGATGTTATAAAAACAAATCGAGTACGCCCAGAGCAACATGGATTTGTAAATGGACGAATTCCTGCATTCGATCGTATTTTCGGAGATCAGCTTGAGGCTATTGCTTATTTATTACAACATACGAATGGGCGCGGGAGTTTTACAGACGGAGAAAGGGATAGAGATATAATACTACAATTGAGAAGGGAAGAAGAGAATATAGATGAATGCTAG
- a CDS encoding nucleotide sugar dehydrogenase: protein MNASSKVTIIGLGYVGLPLAVLFAERGHAVLGLDKDTRKIELIIKGESYIPDVSSNVLQNLLNERKLIVNTPDKGVAEFQNSEYVIVTVPTPINENKEPDLGALISASHYIQQHLQKGQTFIFESSTYPGTLEEVIIPIISQTGKKVGEDYYIGYSPERIDPANSQYSVETIPKVISGQTEQCKQKVQELYSTIFDVVVPVSSPKVAEMCKLFENIQRLVNISLVNELNMLCESLNIDFYEAIEAASTKPFGFTPYWPGPGIGGHCIPVDPLYFQWRIRKAGAISQLIEAAHVINEEMPAKIIGKVKGVVQSPATVLIVGIAYKKDVNDLRESPALPIIQLLIKEGYKIEYHDPYISTAKIGDTLYQSVPLDEQRIKQADCILIVTDHSSIDWKLFKGIGRLIDTRGIIKKVGV, encoded by the coding sequence ATGAATGCTAGTAGTAAAGTAACCATTATTGGATTAGGATATGTTGGCCTTCCTTTAGCGGTCCTTTTTGCAGAAAGAGGACATGCTGTACTTGGATTAGATAAAGATACTAGGAAGATAGAATTAATAATTAAAGGAGAAAGTTATATTCCTGATGTTTCTTCTAACGTATTACAAAATTTATTGAACGAGAGAAAATTAATAGTAAATACACCAGATAAAGGTGTTGCGGAGTTCCAAAATAGTGAGTATGTTATTGTGACTGTGCCAACGCCAATTAATGAGAATAAAGAACCAGATTTAGGTGCCCTCATTTCAGCCTCCCATTATATACAACAACACCTTCAAAAAGGACAAACCTTCATTTTTGAAAGCTCCACATATCCAGGTACACTGGAGGAAGTTATCATTCCTATTATTTCTCAAACAGGTAAAAAGGTAGGAGAAGATTATTATATTGGCTATTCTCCAGAGCGAATTGATCCAGCGAATAGCCAGTATTCAGTTGAAACAATTCCAAAAGTTATTAGTGGACAAACAGAGCAGTGTAAACAAAAAGTACAGGAGTTGTATAGCACTATATTTGATGTAGTCGTTCCAGTTAGCTCTCCGAAAGTGGCCGAGATGTGTAAGCTATTTGAAAATATTCAGCGCTTAGTTAATATTTCATTAGTAAATGAGTTGAATATGCTTTGTGAAAGTTTGAATATTGATTTTTATGAGGCAATTGAAGCTGCATCTACAAAACCGTTTGGATTTACTCCGTATTGGCCAGGACCAGGAATAGGAGGACACTGTATTCCGGTAGATCCTTTATATTTTCAATGGAGAATAAGAAAGGCTGGAGCAATTAGTCAATTAATTGAGGCAGCACATGTAATTAATGAAGAAATGCCAGCGAAAATAATCGGTAAAGTAAAAGGTGTGGTGCAATCACCCGCAACGGTTTTAATTGTAGGGATTGCATATAAGAAAGATGTAAATGATTTGAGAGAATCACCGGCGTTGCCAATTATTCAATTATTAATAAAAGAAGGATACAAGATAGAATATCATGATCCGTATATTTCTACAGCGAAAATTGGAGATACACTATATCAATCCGTTCCATTAGATGAACAAAGAATTAAACAAGCAGATTGTATTTTAATTGTAACGGATCACTCTAGTATCGATTGGAAGCTCTTTAAAGGAATTGGGCGATTAATAGATACACGTGGAATTATAAAGAAGGTGGGTGTATGA
- a CDS encoding NAD(P)-dependent oxidoreductase translates to MSKKCLITGGAGFIGSHLAEELVKRGYEVTIVDNFYKGKNKYHNKLMKEIPVSPISVLDKKAIGELVNQHDVVFHLAAILGVKTTMEKSVELIETNFDGTRNILQAALNGKKKVVFASTSEVYGKGEPPFSEEGDRLYGATSKIRWSYAICKTLEETLCLGYALEGLPVTIVRYFNIYGPRAKGGPYAGVIPRFIRAALQGDDILVYGDGKQTRCFTYVSDAVEATIRAMDEKLNGEIINIGSENEKNIKVVAEDIKKLTKSISKIVHVPFEEVYPHGFEEIPNRRPDVTKLRELVQFQAKVTWEQGLKETIKWFREENNG, encoded by the coding sequence ATGAGTAAGAAATGTTTAATTACAGGTGGAGCAGGATTTATTGGATCACATCTAGCTGAAGAATTGGTAAAAAGAGGTTATGAGGTCACGATTGTGGATAACTTCTATAAAGGGAAAAATAAATATCATAATAAGTTAATGAAAGAGATTCCAGTTAGTCCAATCAGTGTTTTAGATAAAAAGGCAATCGGTGAATTAGTAAATCAACATGATGTAGTATTCCATTTAGCGGCAATATTAGGTGTTAAAACGACAATGGAAAAGAGTGTAGAGCTCATTGAAACAAATTTTGATGGAACGAGAAACATTTTACAAGCAGCATTAAACGGAAAAAAGAAAGTAGTTTTCGCATCTACTTCGGAAGTATATGGAAAGGGAGAGCCGCCATTCTCTGAAGAAGGAGATCGTTTATACGGTGCAACTTCCAAAATACGTTGGAGTTATGCAATTTGTAAAACGTTAGAGGAAACATTATGTTTAGGGTACGCATTAGAAGGTTTACCTGTAACGATTGTTCGTTATTTTAATATTTATGGTCCAAGAGCGAAAGGTGGTCCGTACGCAGGAGTAATTCCACGATTTATTCGTGCGGCTTTGCAAGGTGACGATATTCTCGTGTATGGAGATGGAAAGCAGACACGTTGCTTTACGTATGTAAGTGATGCGGTCGAGGCAACAATTCGTGCAATGGATGAGAAGTTAAATGGTGAAATTATTAATATAGGTTCTGAGAATGAAAAAAATATAAAGGTAGTAGCGGAAGATATAAAAAAATTAACGAAGTCTATTTCCAAAATTGTGCACGTTCCATTTGAGGAAGTATATCCACATGGATTTGAAGAGATTCCAAATAGAAGACCAGACGTAACGAAATTAAGAGAACTTGTTCAATTTCAAGCGAAAGTAACGTGGGAACAAGGATTGAAAGAAACTATTAAATGGTTTCGTGAAGAAAACAATGGCTAA
- a CDS encoding glycosyltransferase, giving the protein MAKSLSVIIPVCNEVDTISDVVQSVKPLNPVEIIVVANGCNDGTEAIAEGLGCTVIEHKESLGNDVGRAVGAKYAIGDVLLFVDGDFAIQTSKLQLFLNPILHDQADIALNNLDALFLKKQKPHSITVWRQILNAMLEKEELKIDSLLSVPHALTKEVVQSIGYECFVNPIVAQLRLAQSKWRISRHCAIDVITPNKFRPLEHAAYGTNLSHSEKRMIGDHIEAVAERIVDSDGRGGYYDGNRKRESVYHTLNFEDFYQGWGITSNLYKGEQLSVIIPVQDEEKTIGNVIEELRKIEPFEIIVVVNGSSDKTATIAKDKGATTIVYKEALGNDVGRSLGTYFAKGEIVLFIDGDFVIPASELYPFAKAIADGTDVALNDLNHYLDLRVPLHLVTAFKYALNLACDRKDLGVGSLIAVPNAFSRTCLKEIGYRSLLSPCVAQVKAVLSGFEIACVSRIDVDRVNRIRLSEHFAKIGHPPAVLRIIGDHIEGLEQLIALTNSRGGFYDGNRNRGAI; this is encoded by the coding sequence ATGGCTAAGTCGTTATCAGTTATTATTCCTGTATGTAATGAAGTGGATACGATTTCAGACGTGGTTCAATCGGTAAAACCATTAAATCCAGTAGAGATTATTGTAGTAGCAAATGGTTGTAATGATGGTACAGAAGCAATTGCTGAGGGCTTAGGATGTACAGTAATTGAGCATAAAGAGTCACTTGGTAACGACGTTGGACGCGCAGTTGGTGCAAAATATGCGATAGGTGATGTATTACTGTTTGTAGATGGTGATTTTGCTATTCAAACTTCAAAATTACAATTATTCCTTAATCCGATTTTGCATGATCAGGCGGACATCGCTTTAAATAATTTGGACGCATTATTTTTAAAGAAACAAAAACCACATTCTATTACAGTATGGCGCCAAATATTAAATGCAATGTTAGAGAAAGAAGAATTAAAAATTGACTCTTTATTATCTGTACCTCATGCGCTGACGAAGGAAGTCGTACAAAGTATTGGATACGAATGTTTTGTTAATCCTATTGTGGCTCAGCTACGCCTAGCACAAAGTAAATGGAGAATTAGTCGTCATTGTGCGATTGATGTTATTACGCCGAATAAATTTCGTCCACTCGAGCATGCTGCATACGGCACGAATCTTTCTCATTCCGAAAAACGAATGATAGGCGATCATATAGAAGCTGTAGCAGAGCGGATAGTAGACAGCGATGGGCGCGGAGGATATTATGATGGAAATAGGAAAAGAGAGAGTGTCTACCATACTTTAAATTTTGAAGATTTTTATCAAGGATGGGGCATTACATCTAATTTGTATAAAGGAGAGCAATTATCGGTAATTATTCCTGTACAAGATGAAGAGAAAACAATTGGAAACGTTATAGAAGAGCTTCGCAAAATTGAACCTTTTGAAATCATCGTTGTTGTAAATGGCTCGTCCGATAAAACGGCAACAATTGCAAAAGACAAGGGAGCAACAACAATTGTGTATAAAGAAGCACTTGGAAACGATGTAGGGCGTTCGCTTGGAACTTATTTTGCAAAAGGAGAAATTGTTTTATTTATAGACGGTGATTTTGTTATTCCAGCTAGTGAGCTATATCCCTTTGCAAAAGCTATTGCAGATGGAACGGATGTCGCATTAAATGATTTAAATCATTATTTAGATTTGAGAGTACCACTTCATCTTGTAACAGCATTTAAATATGCATTAAATTTAGCTTGTGATAGAAAAGATTTAGGCGTAGGCTCTCTTATTGCTGTACCTAATGCGTTTAGTCGTACTTGTTTGAAGGAAATAGGGTATAGATCATTATTGTCACCTTGTGTAGCACAAGTTAAAGCTGTACTTTCAGGTTTTGAAATCGCTTGTGTAAGTCGTATTGATGTTGATAGGGTGAACCGTATTCGCCTTAGTGAACATTTCGCAAAAATAGGTCATCCTCCAGCTGTCCTTCGAATTATTGGTGATCATATAGAAGGATTAGAGCAATTAATTGCATTAACAAACAGTCGTGGTGGATTTTACGATGGAAATAGAAATAGAGGAGCTATATAG